The Streptomyces sp. NBC_00483 genome contains the following window.
CATCGCGCACGGCTGGCTGTACGTCGTGTACCTGGTCGTCGCCTTCGACCTCGGCTCCAAGGCGAAGTGGCCGGTCGGCAAGCAGCTGTGGGTGCTGATCGCCGGCACGATCCCGACCGCCGCGTTTTTCGTGGAGCGCAAGATCTCCGCGGAGCTCGAGGGCAAGGTCGCCGGCGACGAGGCGAAGCTCGCCAAGGCGTAACCCCGGCCGGGCACCGGATTTCGCGCGCGTCCCTCTCTGGAGCGGCTGCGCGCGTTTTTTTGACCAGGAGTGTACGTTCGTACGCTCCTCGGTGTACGTTCGTCCGCATGCCCACGGACCACTTCGCCGACGACCCGCGCAGCAACCTGGAGCGGATGCTCGCCGGTGACCTCTACATCGCCGACGACCCGGAGATCGCCACCCGCCAGCAGCGCGCCATGCGGCTCGCCGCCCGGTACGAGGAGGCCTTCCTCGACGACCCGGGCAAGGCGGCCCCGGTGCTCGCGGAGCTGCTCGGCTCGGTCGGTGAGGGCGTCGAGCTGCGGCCGCCGCTGTACGTCGACTACGGCAGCAACATCTCCATCGGCGCCCGCACCTTCGTCAACTACCGCCTGACCGCCCTCGACGTCGCCCGCATCACCATCGGCGAGGACTGCCAGATCGGCCCCGGCGTCCAACTCCTCACGCCCACCCACCCGGTGGAGCCGGGCCCGCGGCGCGACAAGCTGGAGGCCGCACTGCCCATCACCATCGGGGACAACGTCTGGCTCGGCGGCGGCGTCATCGTCTGCCCGGGCGTGACCATCGGCGACAACAGCGTGATCGGCGCGGGCGCCGTGGTCGTGAAGGACGTGCCGGCGAATGTCGTCGCGGTGGGCAACCCCGCCCGCCCGGTCCGCGACATCTGAGGCGCGCGGCATGGCCACAGGACACGCGGACCCGAAGCGCCGCGAGCGGATTCTCGCCGCGACGCTCGACCACATCGCAGACGAGGGCGTCGCGGGGGTCTCGCACCGGAAGATCGCCGCGCGCGCCGGGGTGCCGCTCGGCTCGATGACGTACCACTTCGCCGGCATCGACGACCTGTTGCGCGAGGCGTTCACGGGGTTCGCCGACCACATCGTGGCCGTCTTCGAGCGCCACCTGGCGGGCGTGGACAGCCCGGACGAGGCGCGGGAGGCCGTCACGGAGCTGATCCACGCGCTCTCCGAAGGTCCCCGGCGCGACCTGGTCCTCACTCAGGAGCTGTACACCCTCGCCGCCCGCCGCCCGGAATACCGGGAGCTGACGCGGGCATGGATGGCGCGCAGCAGGCAGTTACTGGAGCGGCACTTCGCCCCGGCCACGACACGTCAGCTGGACGCCCTCATCGAGGGTCTCGCCCTGCACCGGGCCCTTGGCGAGGCCGAGCCGTACACCCGCGAACTGACCGGTGAGGCGGTGCGGCGCCTCACGGTCATGTAGACCGCCTGTGGGGGCACGGACCTGACACCGTGTCCCCACAGGCACGTACGGCCCCGAGGAGCACCCGCATGACCGCCACCGCAGCCCGCCTTGAGGACCACCCGCTGGTGGCCGCCGCCCGGCGGCTCGCCGACGAGGTCCTCGCGCCCGCCGCCGAGGCCCACGACCGCACCGGGGTCACGCCCGAGGCGATCGCCGCGGTCAAGGCCTCGGGAGCGCTCGGCGTCAACGCGCCTGTCGCGTACGGGGGTTCGGGGGCGCCGGCCGCCGTCGGGCGGGAGATCGCGGAGATCCTGGCGGGCGCGTGCTGCTCGACGTTCTTCGTGCAGGCGCAGCACCACTCGCCGGTACGCGACCTGATCGCGGGTGCCGAGGCGGTCCGCGAGCGGTGGCTGCGCCCGCTGGCCGAGGGCGCCGCGCTCGCGGGTATCGCCTTCTCGCACCTGCGGGCGTTCCCGAAGCTGCCGGTGCGGGCGACGCCGCTGGCGGGCGGCGGGGTGCGCTTCGACGGACGGGTGCCCTGGTACACGGGCTGGGGCCTCAACGACGTGTTCCTGCTCGGTGGCGCGACCGAGGAGGGTGAGGTCGTCTTCGCCGTCGCGGAGCCGCGTGAGCAGCCCGGCCTCACTCCCACCGAACCGCTCCAGCTCGCCGCGCTCACCGGCACCCGCACCGTCGGCCTGGTCCTCGACGGGCTCACGGTCGCCGAGGAGGACATCGTCGGGCGCCAGCCGTACGAGGAGTGGGCGCGCGCCGACCGGCCGAAGAACACCAACACCAACCCGGCCGTCTTCGGTGTCGCGCGCGCCGCCCTCGACCTGCTCGACGCGTCCGGTGACGCCGAGGCCAAGGAGACGGCGGGCGTGCTGCGCGAGGGCCTCGACGGCGCGCGCAGGGACGCGTACGCGCTGGTGGACGAGGTTCCGGCGGGGGAGCGGCTGGCGGACCGGCTCGCGGTGAAGACGCGGGCGTACGACCTGATGCGGGCGGCGACGACGGCGGCGATCGTGGCCGGGGGCGGGCGCGCGTTCGCCCTGTCCGCGCCGGCGCAGCGGCTCGCGCGGGAGGGGCTGTTCCTGGTGGTGCAGGGGCAGACGGCGGAGGTGAGGGCGGCGCATCTGGCGGCGCTGCGGGGCTGAACCTGCCCGGTTTCACGGCGATCGGACGCCGTGGGCCATCGACATTTAGTAGGACGTCCAAGTAAATTTGAAGCATGGACGCTGACGCGATCGAGGAAGGCCGCCGACGCTGGCAGGCCCGCTACGACAAGGCCCGCAAGCGTGACGCGGACTTCACCACGCTCTCCGGGGATCCGGTCGAGCCGGCCTACGGGCCGCGGCCCGGGGACACGTACGAGGGCTTCGAGCGGATCGGGTGGCCGGGCGAGTACCCGTTCACGCGCGGCCTGTACCCGACCGGGTACCGGGGGCGCACGTGGACGATCCGCCAGTTCGCGGGGTTCGGCAACGCCGAGCAGACCAACGAGCGCTACAAGATGATCCTCCGCAACGGCGGTGGCGGGCTCTCGGTCGCCTTCGACATGCCTACGTTGATGGGGCGGGACTCCGACGACCCGCGTGCGCTCGGCGAGGTCGGGCACTGTGGTGTCGCCATCGACTCGGCGGCCGACATGGAGGTCCTGTTCCAGGACATCCCGCTGGGCGACGTCACGACGTCGATGACGATCAGCGGCCCGGCCGTGCCGGTGTTCTGTATGTACCTGGTGGCGGCCGAGCGACAGGGTGTCGACCCGTCGGTCCTCAACGGCACGCTCCAGACCGACATCTTCAAGGAGTACATCGCGCAGAAGGAGTGGCTCTTCCAGCCCGAGCCGCATCTGCGCCTGATCGGCGACCTGATGGAGCACTGCGCCGCCGACATCCCCGCGTACAAGCCGCTCTCGGTCTCCGGGTACCACATCCGCGAGGCGGGCTCGACGGCCGCGCAGGAGCTGGCGTACACGCTGGCCGACGGATTCGGTTACGTGGAGCTGGGGTTGAGCCGCGGGCTTGACGTGGACGTCTTCGCCCCGGGCCTGAGTTTCTTCTTCGACGCGCACGTGGACTTTTTCGAGGAGATCGCCAAGTTCCGCGCGGCGCGGCGCATTTGGGCGCGTTGGATGCGGGACGTGTACGGGGCGCAGAGTGAGAAGGCGCAGTGGCTGCGCTTCCACACGCAGACGGCGGGTGTGTCGCTGACGGCCCAGCAGCCCTACAACAACGTCGTCCGTACGGCGGTCGAGGCGCTGGCGGCCGTGCTCGGCGGCACCAACTCCCTGCACACGAACGCGCTCGACGAGACGCTCGCGCTGCCGAGCGAGCAGGCGGCGGAGATTGCGCTGCGGACGCAGCAGGTGCTGATGGAGGAGACGGGTGTCGGCAACGTGGCCGACCCGCTGGGTGGTTCCTGGTACGTGGAGCAGCTCACGGACCGGATCGAGGCGGACGCCGAGAAGATCTTCGAGCAGATCAGGGAACGGGGCCTGCGGGCGCACCCGGACGGGCAGCACCCGATCGGGCCGGTGACCTCCGGCATTCTGCGCGGGATCGAGGACGGCTGGTTCACGGGCGAGATCGCGGAGTCGGCGTTCCGGTACCAGCAGTCCCTGGAGAAGGGCGACAAGAGGGTCGTCGGGGTGAACGTGGCGGAAGGGTCCGTCACGGGTGACCTGGAGATCCTGCGGGTCAGTCATGAGGTCGAGCGGGATCAGGTGCGGGCGCTCGGTGACCGGAAGGCGGGGCGGGACGACGGGGCGGTGCGGGAGGCGTTGGAGCGGATGCTGGCCTCGGCGCGGGACGGCTCCAACATGATCGGGCCGATGCTGGACGCGGCCCGGGCGGAGGCCACACTCGGCGAGATCTGCGGGGTGCTCCGCGACGAGTGGGGCGTGTATACGGAGCCGCCGGGGTTCTGAGGTCCGCCGGGGCGGGGCCCTGCGTGCTGTTGCGCGGCATCGGGGCTGCTTGCTCGGCCGGGGTCGGCGCCTCCGTGACGTGCGGCCTGCACCGGGGTGCCGCCTTGCCCACCCTGCCGCCCAAGGCGGCAGATTGCCCAAGGCGCGGGGCGGCATCTCATGTCCTCGCCCCGCGGCGGGTGCGCAAAATCAAGTCTCTGCGGCGGGTGCGCAAATTTAAGCCCCGCTCTGGGACGAGACTCGCGGGGTCCGGGGCGGAGCCCGTGGCGTAAGGGCGAGGGCGTCCACCGGGTCGGTGACAGGTGTCACCGCGTGATCTTGGGGTAGGCGCGGACACGCCAAGTGCCCCGCCAACCCCAGGAGCCCCCGTGCGCCTCGCGCTCAACCGCACCACAACCACCACCGTCGGCATCGCCACCGCCGCCCTCCTCGGCGGCATCGCCATCGGCGGCACCGGCGCGGTGAGCGCGAGCCCGCCCGCCGAGCCGAAGGTGCAGAACAGCTTCGACTCGCTCGGCGCCGACGTGCACGCGGCCGACCTGTCCTCCGGCCGCACCGCGCACTACACGGACTCCGGCCCGTCCGACGGCACCCCCGTGCTCTACATCGGCGGCACCGGCACCAGCGCCCGCGCCGTCCACATGACCGACTTCATGCGCACCACCAGAGAGAACCTGGACCTGCGCATGATCACGGTCGAGCGCAACGGCTTCGGCGACACCGACTACGACCCGAAGCTCGGCAAGGCCGACTACGCCAAGGACGCCCTCGAGGTCCTCGACAAGCTCGGCGTCAAGAAGTTCAAGGTGATCGCCATATCCGGCGGCGGCCCGTACGCCGCCGAGATCGCCGCCAAGGCCCCCGAGCGGATCAGCGCCCTGCACCTCGCCGCCGCCCTCCCGCCGTACGGCGAGAAGCCCGCCTCCTGCGACCTGACGGACGACCAGATGGCGGCCGCCGTCAAGGACGAGATCAAGGACCCGCGCAAGTGGTGGGCCTTCCCCGACGACAGCCCGGTCAAGTCGATCCCCGGCTTCGCCGACACCGCGTACGAGGAGGGCGCGCGGACCTACAACCAGCGCGGCCAGCAGGCCGATCCGGCGCCGCAGGTGCACGAGCAGCGGCTGTACTGCGACCGTCCGGGACCGGACCTGGCGAAGCTGAAGGCGCCGGTGTTCCTCTACCACGGCGACAAGGACACGACCGTGCCCGCGAGCACGCTCAAGGCCTGGCGCGACAACCTGCCCGACACGGCGCCCGTGAAGACCCGTACGTACGCGGACACCGGGCACGACGTCCAGTACCGCCACTGGGACCAGATCCTGGTCGACCTTGCGGGCCGCGCCGACCGCACGGTGGTCTGCCACGACAAGCGCACGCGCGCGCTGCCGGCGGGCGAGGCGGATGCCCTGGTCGCCAAGAAGCGGGCCACGCTGGGCAGCTGCGCCTGGAACAAGTAGGGCCCACCCATAGGCCCTAGTAGGAGCCACTAATCGGTCGCGGCGGCCGCGAGCCCTCCCAGCAGGAGGGCCGTGAACCGCCGCACCCATTCCGCGTCGGCCGGCTCCGCGCTCACCAGGGTGCGGTGCACGACCGCCCCCGCCGCCACGTCGTAGATGAGATCCGCCGTGGCCGCGGCGGCGGCCGGGTCGGGGGCCGGCGGGAGTTCGCCGCGGCGCTCGGCCCGCGCCCGCCCCTCCAGTACGAGCCGCTTCTGGCGGTCGACGATCGACGTACGGATCCG
Protein-coding sequences here:
- a CDS encoding DUF3817 domain-containing protein, with the protein product MKKSVLTRYRTMAYVTGVLLVLLCLGMIAKYAFGMDGAADFTRVIAIAHGWLYVVYLVVAFDLGSKAKWPVGKQLWVLIAGTIPTAAFFVERKISAELEGKVAGDEAKLAKA
- a CDS encoding sugar O-acetyltransferase, which produces MPTDHFADDPRSNLERMLAGDLYIADDPEIATRQQRAMRLAARYEEAFLDDPGKAAPVLAELLGSVGEGVELRPPLYVDYGSNISIGARTFVNYRLTALDVARITIGEDCQIGPGVQLLTPTHPVEPGPRRDKLEAALPITIGDNVWLGGGVIVCPGVTIGDNSVIGAGAVVVKDVPANVVAVGNPARPVRDI
- a CDS encoding TetR/AcrR family transcriptional regulator, with amino-acid sequence MATGHADPKRRERILAATLDHIADEGVAGVSHRKIAARAGVPLGSMTYHFAGIDDLLREAFTGFADHIVAVFERHLAGVDSPDEAREAVTELIHALSEGPRRDLVLTQELYTLAARRPEYRELTRAWMARSRQLLERHFAPATTRQLDALIEGLALHRALGEAEPYTRELTGEAVRRLTVM
- a CDS encoding acyl-CoA dehydrogenase family protein, with amino-acid sequence MTATAARLEDHPLVAAARRLADEVLAPAAEAHDRTGVTPEAIAAVKASGALGVNAPVAYGGSGAPAAVGREIAEILAGACCSTFFVQAQHHSPVRDLIAGAEAVRERWLRPLAEGAALAGIAFSHLRAFPKLPVRATPLAGGGVRFDGRVPWYTGWGLNDVFLLGGATEEGEVVFAVAEPREQPGLTPTEPLQLAALTGTRTVGLVLDGLTVAEEDIVGRQPYEEWARADRPKNTNTNPAVFGVARAALDLLDASGDAEAKETAGVLREGLDGARRDAYALVDEVPAGERLADRLAVKTRAYDLMRAATTAAIVAGGGRAFALSAPAQRLAREGLFLVVQGQTAEVRAAHLAALRG
- a CDS encoding acyl-CoA mutase large subunit family protein, translated to MDADAIEEGRRRWQARYDKARKRDADFTTLSGDPVEPAYGPRPGDTYEGFERIGWPGEYPFTRGLYPTGYRGRTWTIRQFAGFGNAEQTNERYKMILRNGGGGLSVAFDMPTLMGRDSDDPRALGEVGHCGVAIDSAADMEVLFQDIPLGDVTTSMTISGPAVPVFCMYLVAAERQGVDPSVLNGTLQTDIFKEYIAQKEWLFQPEPHLRLIGDLMEHCAADIPAYKPLSVSGYHIREAGSTAAQELAYTLADGFGYVELGLSRGLDVDVFAPGLSFFFDAHVDFFEEIAKFRAARRIWARWMRDVYGAQSEKAQWLRFHTQTAGVSLTAQQPYNNVVRTAVEALAAVLGGTNSLHTNALDETLALPSEQAAEIALRTQQVLMEETGVGNVADPLGGSWYVEQLTDRIEADAEKIFEQIRERGLRAHPDGQHPIGPVTSGILRGIEDGWFTGEIAESAFRYQQSLEKGDKRVVGVNVAEGSVTGDLEILRVSHEVERDQVRALGDRKAGRDDGAVREALERMLASARDGSNMIGPMLDAARAEATLGEICGVLRDEWGVYTEPPGF
- a CDS encoding alpha/beta fold hydrolase — protein: MRLALNRTTTTTVGIATAALLGGIAIGGTGAVSASPPAEPKVQNSFDSLGADVHAADLSSGRTAHYTDSGPSDGTPVLYIGGTGTSARAVHMTDFMRTTRENLDLRMITVERNGFGDTDYDPKLGKADYAKDALEVLDKLGVKKFKVIAISGGGPYAAEIAAKAPERISALHLAAALPPYGEKPASCDLTDDQMAAAVKDEIKDPRKWWAFPDDSPVKSIPGFADTAYEEGARTYNQRGQQADPAPQVHEQRLYCDRPGPDLAKLKAPVFLYHGDKDTTVPASTLKAWRDNLPDTAPVKTRTYADTGHDVQYRHWDQILVDLAGRADRTVVCHDKRTRALPAGEADALVAKKRATLGSCAWNK